Proteins co-encoded in one Candidatus Neptunochlamydia sp. REUL1 genomic window:
- a CDS encoding addiction module antidote protein yields MAKSKKYQDWLIEKLRDHDEAVAYLNAALEESLKGDEESQHLFLLAVRNVAEAQGGVSELAKKAHLGRESLYKTLSEKGNPKWHTLVSLIIALGLNLRLS; encoded by the coding sequence ATGGCAAAAAGTAAGAAATACCAAGATTGGCTTATTGAGAAGCTCAGAGATCATGATGAGGCTGTTGCTTATTTAAATGCAGCTTTAGAGGAAAGTCTTAAAGGGGATGAAGAATCTCAGCACCTTTTTCTTTTAGCTGTTAGAAATGTTGCAGAAGCTCAAGGAGGGGTGTCAGAGCTTGCGAAAAAAGCACATCTTGGAAGAGAGAGTCTTTATAAAACTCTCTCAGAAAAAGGAAATCCTAAGTGGCACACACTTGTCTCATTGATCATCGCACTTGGCCTTAATCTAAGATTGAGCTAG